A window of the Henckelia pumila isolate YLH828 chromosome 3, ASM3356847v2, whole genome shotgun sequence genome harbors these coding sequences:
- the LOC140891211 gene encoding uncharacterized protein: MSSPYITLGNRPLDQWKVTELKEELKRRKLTIKGLKEDLIKRLDEAVRNEWESAKESTDNDLSEVNVSELPSEQVTEGDIVSESKDLADTEDRPIGTPENNPEIGIDLDTGLVSESKDMEVNVEQEINDVDVDVVVEQVSEVTTVEATVVVSETIEPAIALTGSVLHNDGQHKEVDLIREVNNDGVESHHEDVTPELSDSYVQMPLIDESNLTVVPPGEVNLKGSEVQDEATVSLDPPEIDISEGPQPDHKVQQSKYQVSEAEHPHLGSQVINDSVSTESVSIIEKNELKLDVINDSVLELDVDCEIPPPPSTFTPHDGETHPMDVEEPPLDTKVENEKSHGLNAETVDSPKNIDGDELGPEKLSLDRSSGDDSMEEDVLESKQMEYKSVSDRTRDLVEKSELPIVEEDNIVDVVGGDKTVEAIVDNAENKKVAGLTSMKRKFDGDDNEAIGNNDSAKRPHRWKVGGLKGSEQERGNSETLKTPKGPSEDFQTSIKRINTSDSTNEAPKERIVPPSSKPPSNSLRIDRFLRPFTLKAVQELLGKTGTYTSFWMDHIKTHCYVSYSSIEEAVETRNAVYNLQWPSNGGRMLVAEFVDPLEVKTRVDAPPASSTTPSSKAPSTFANAQPPVQPQPSPRQQVPTPQLPPLSLPPPPPLANAAPVRERQHPSRVPPPREQLHLHPARDHPNLPPPPLPEKIDPPIVTLDDLFRKTISTPRIYYLPLSDEQVAVKLNSQGKTI; encoded by the exons ATGTCATCACCTTATATTACTCTTGGAAATCGACCACTGGACCAATGGAAGGTCACTGAGCTGAAGGAAGAACTTAAGAGACGTAAATTGACTATTAAGGGGTTGAAAGAAGATTTAATAAAGCGATTGGATGAAGCAGTGCGCAATGAATGGGAAAGTGCCAAGGAGAGCACTGATAACGATCTTAGTGAAGTTAATGTATCTGAGTTACCTTCTGAACAAGTAACTGAGGGTGATATTGTTTCTGAAAGTAAAGATCTTGCGGATACTGAGGACAGACCGATTGGGACGCCGGAGAACAACCCTGAGATTGGGATTGACCTTGACACAGGATTAGTGAGTGAAAGCAAAGATATGGAGGTGAACGTTGAACAGGAAATCAATGATGTTGATGTTGATGTTGTGGTGGAGCAAGTCTCTGAGGTCACAACAGTGGAAGCTACTGTTGTGGTCAGCGAGACAATTGAGCCTGCAATAGCTTTGACTGGATCAGTGTTGCACAACGATGGACAGCATAAGGAGGTAGATCTAATTAGAGAAGTCAACAATGATGGAGTAGAATCGCATCATGAGGATGTTACTCCTGAACTCTCAGATTCCTATGTTCAGATGCCTCTGATTGATGAAAGCAACCTGACCGTGGTACCTCCAGGTGAAGTAAACCTAAAGGGTAGTGAAGTTCAGGATGAAGCCACAGTTTCACTGGATCCGCCTGAAATTGATATCTCCGAGGGTCCCCAACCAGATCACAAGGTCCAGCAATCAAAGTATCAGGTATCTGAGGCTGAACACCCTCATTTAGGGTCTCAAGTAATAAATGATTCTGTTTCTACTGAATCTGTGTCCATTATTGAGAAAAATGAACTTAAGcttgatgtaattaatgatagCGTATTAGAGCTAGATGTTGACTGTGAGATTCCCCCTCCACCCAGCACTTTTACCCCTCATGATGGAGAAACACATCCTATGGATGTAGAAGAGCCCCCACTTGACACAAAAGTAGAAAACGAAAAGAGTCATGGCCTTAATGCTGAAACTGTTGACAGTCCTAAGAACATTGATGGAGATGAATTGGGTCCCGAAAAGCTAAGTTTGGACCGGAGTTCTGGTGATGATTCCATGGAGGAGGATGTATTGGAGAGTAAACAAATGGAGTACAAGTCCGTTTCTGATCGAACAAGAGATCTGGTGGAAAAATCTGAACTACCTATTGTTGAGGAGGATAATATCGTTGATGTAGTTGGCGGTGATAAGACTGTTGAAGCTATTGTTGATAATGCTGAAAACAAGAAAGTTGCTGGACTGACTTCTATGAAAAGGAAATTTGATGGTGATG ATAATGAAGCAATTGGGAACAATGACTCAGCAAAGAGACCACACAGATGGAAAGTTGGTGGACTTAAGGGTTCTGAGCAAGAACGAGGTAACTCTGAGACTCTCAAGACTCCTAAGGGTCCATCTGAAGATTTTCAAACTTCCATCAAGCGCATCAATACATCTGACTCGACTAATGAAGCACCAAAAGAACGGATTG TTCCTCCGTCCTCAAAGCCCCCGAGTAACTCTCTCAGGATCGATCGATTTCTGCGCCCTTTTACTTTGAAAGCAGTGCAAGAACTTCTTGGAAAGACGGGCACTTATACCAGTTTCTGGATGGATCACATTAAAACCCACTGCTATGTCTCC TATTCATCCATCGAGGAAGCTGTAGAAACCCGTAATGCTGTTTACAATCTCCAGTGGCCTTCAAATGGGGGACGAATGCTGGTAGCAGAGTTTGTTGATCCGCTAGAAGTTAAAACTCGTGTGGACGCTCCTCCTGCATCGTCCACAACACCATCAAGCAAAGCACCTTCTACCTTTGCCAATGCTCAACCTCCTGTGCAACCTCAACCTTCTCCACGCCAACAAGTTCCGACGCCGCAACTTCCACCTCTTTCTCTTCCTCCACCACCACCACTGGCTAATGCAGCACCGGTCAGAGAACGCCAGCATCCATCGAGGGTACCTCCACCAAGAGAACAGCTGCACCTGCACCCAGCAAGGGATCACCCTAATCTTCCACCACCTCCACTTCCTGAGAAAATTGACCCACCAATTGTAACTTTGGATGATCTTTTCCGGAAAACTATTTCAACCCCTCGCATCTACTACTTGCCATTGTCTGATGAACAAGTTGCAGTGAAGCTCAATTCTCAGGGGAAGACTATTTAG
- the LOC140891571 gene encoding short-chain dehydrogenase ptmH-like has translation MGFCEKQVAIITGCSSGGIGHALAIEFAVRDCQVVATARSLASMSDLQTDPRFLLQELDVTSDESVGRAVSVVIEKFGRVDIVVNNAGMLCVGPLAELPLSSIEQTFNTNVYGSLRLIQAVVPHMASRKKGKIVNFGSVTVLAPPPWGGAYTASKAAIHALSDSLRLELRTFGIDVITVVPGAIKSNIGNSAAAIYDRMPEWKLYKRFEEAIRARAVFSQSSKSTPSEEFAKKTVDAVLKKNPPAWLSLGHQSTIMAVMYYVPLFIRDFILGKKFNC, from the exons ATGGGTTTCTGTGAGAAGCAAGTGGCGATCATCACGGGGTGTTCGTCTGGGGGCATTGGTCACGCGTTGGCAATCGAGTTCGCCGTGCGTGACTGCCAGGTCGTAGCCACTGCTCGATCACTCGCCTCCATGTCTGATCTGCAAACCGATCCCAGATTTCTACTCCAAGAGCTCGACGTGACGTCCGATGAAAGCGTGGGCCGCGCGGTCTCCGTGGTTATCGAGAAATTTGGGCGCGTCGATATCGTTGTGAACAATGCTGGGATGCTGTGTGTCGGGCCACTCGCTGAGCTGCCTTTATCCTCAATTGAGCAAACCTTCAATACAAATGTTTATG GTTCGTTGAGGTTGATTCAAGCTGTAGTTCCTCACATGGCATCTAGGAAGAAGGGCAAAATAGTAAACTTTGGAAGTGTCACTGTTTTGGCCCCGCCACCATGGGGAGGTGCATACACTGCATCAAAAGCTGCCATACATGCACTTTCTGACTCTTTGAG ATTGGAACTCCGAACCTTTGGCATTGATGTGATTACTGTTGTACCTGGAGCCATAAAATCGAATATAGGAAACTCAGCTGCAGCAATCTATGATCGGATGCCAGAATGGAAGCTGTACAAGCGGTTTGAAGAAGCAATTCGAGCAAGAGCCGTCTTTTCACAAAGTTCAAAGTCAACCCCGTCGGAAGAATTTGCCAAGAAAACAGTTGATGCAGTGCTGAAGAAGAATCCCCCAGCATGGCTCTCATTAGGCCATCAATCCACTATAATGGCAGTAATGTATTATGTTCCGCTTTTTATAAGAGATTTCATCCTTGGAAAGAAATTTAACTGTTGA
- the LOC140891356 gene encoding uncharacterized protein, with protein sequence MNSVFSEEILADKLSKLNSTQQCIETLSHWCIFHRSKAEQVVATWDKQFHSSEMAQKVPLLYLANDILQNSKRRGTEFVTEFWKVLPPAIKDIENKGDDRGKNVVSRLVGIWEERRVFGSRAQNLRDAMLGVELPPPLELGKKRSRSVRIVKRDSRSIRTKLSIGGTTEKIVSAFHLVQGECAKEDEEMNKCKSAIHRVRKMENDVSIALTKARDPSRKTLAKELEEEEALLKQCIENLKVVEENRLALVSQLRDALREQESELENVRTQMQVAEAQVEEAASMRKQLEEDRVFSIKQSALSSLANAKPEQMPKKSAAAIAAEVADKLTASSSSKDIMISALSSLAAEEAKNAALMNSLASSTPFSTAFNNSSTPKPISDPNFPAQPNHDNSPYQSLIPQTSIQGQISNTPALYHSTLKPPPFQYLQPPGGNLISYEYGNFPLLPPVPPPPVLPSYMISPMVSLNQNQMQMAQQQTHSSLQPSTLSMQQPMPLPQQLPAPPNFRPLTPGQSPGVLYYTHPYQ encoded by the exons ATGAACAGTGTATTCAGTGAAGAGATTCTTGCTGACAAGCTTTCGAAGCTCAACAGCACTCAGCAATGCATTGAAA CATTGTCGCACTGGTGCATCTTTCATCGTAGCAAAGCAGAACAGGTTGTTGCGACATGGGATAAACAGTTTCATAGTTCAGAAATGGCTCAAAAAGTTCCTCTTCTGTACCTTGCAAATGACATTCTTCAGAATAGCAAGCGAAGAGGGACTGAATTTGTTACTGAGTTTTGGAAGGTTCTACCTCCAGCAATCAAAGACATTGAAAATAAAGGTGACGATCGTGGCAAGAATGTGGTATCCCGATTG GTTGGCATATGGGAAGAAAGGAGAGTCTTTGGTTCCCGAGCTCAAAACCTTAGAGACGCAATGCTTGGTGTGGAATTGCCTCCGCCACTGGAGCTTGGGAAAAAGCGTTCTCGTTCGGTCCGAATAGTTAAAAGGGATTCACGGTCTATAAGAACC AAATTAAGCATAGGCGGCACTACAGAAAAAATAGTGTCTGCTTTTCACTTGGTGCAAGGTGAATGTGccaaagaagatgaagaaatgAATAAATGCAAATCTGCAATTCATCGTGTAAGAAAGATGGAAAATGATGTTAGCATTGCTTTGACGAAGG CTAGGGATCCATCGAGGAAGACTCTTGCCAAAGAACTGGAGGAGGAAGAAGCTCTTTTGAAACAGTGCATTGAAAATCTTAAAGTTGTGGAAGAGAATAGGCTGGCACTCGTGTCTCAGCTACGTGATGCACTGCGTGAGCAG GAATCTGAGCTAGAGAATGTCCGGACCCAGATGCAG GTAGCGGAAGCTCAGGTTGAAGAAGCTGCAAGCATGCGAAAGCAATTGGAGGAAGATCGGGTGTTCTCGATCAAACAGTCGGCCCTATCATCTCTTGCCAATGCAAAACCAGAACAAATGCCAAAAAAATCGGCGGCTGCAATTGCAGCCGAGGTTGCTGACAAGCTCACTGCTTCAAGCTCTTCTAAGGACATCATGATATCTGCCCTTTCCTCCTTAGCAGCTGAAGAAGCTAAAAATGCTGCGCTAATGAATTCTTTAGCATCATCAACTCCTTTCTCAACGGCATTCAACAATTCCTCAACACCAAAACCCATTTCAGATCCCAACTTCCCGGCTCAACCAAATCATGACAACAGCCCTTATCAATCTCTCATACCGCAGACCTCAATTCAAGGCCAAATTTCCAACACACCAGCTCTCTATCATTCTACCCTGAAGCCACCCCCGTTCCAATATTTGCAACCTCCTGGTGGAAATTTGATCTCGTACGAGTATGGAAATTTTCCTCTGCTGCCACCTGTGCCACCTCCACCTGTACTTCCGTCGTACATGATTAGCCCAATGGTTTCGTTGAACCAAAACCAAATGCAGATGGCTCAGCAGCAAACTCATAGCAGCCTTCAGCCATCAACGTTATCCATGCAGCAGCCAATGCCGTTGCCTCAGCAGCTTCCTGCACCACCTAATTTTCGGCCTCTAACTCCAGGTCAGTCTCCAGGAGTTTTGTACTATACACACCCTTATCAGTAG